agcctgggcaacagagtgagactccgtctcaaaaaaaaaaaaaaaagtaccccgGGAGATGAGTTGGTTCAAGCCTCCATCCTGGCAAGGGCCAGAATTTCCCAGAATCCCTTCTACATATATACAGAAGGAACCAGGAAAAATCAACCTACCACCTTTCCCAGTGTATCCTCAGAATCAAGCCAAGAAGCTTCTTGGATTTTAGTCTCAAGATAAGTTGTGTTTAAAAGGCACATTTTGGTATAAATTATTAGCTCATCAGATATTGTTCACTTTGGAATTAAGCTAGATCTCCTTTGAAGTCTTAATGTATtgcctctgttgtccaagctcaAACCCAACCAAGTTAAGATCAAGAGCTGAggaatctggctgggtgcagtgactcactgcCTGttatcccaatactttgggaggccgaggcaggcagatcacttgaggtcaggagtttgagaccagcctggccaacgcagtgaagccgtctctactaaaaatacagaaatgaaccAGGTGttgtagcaggtgcctgtaatcccagctactcaggaggctgagacaggagaatcacttgaacctgggaggtggaggttgcagtgagcagacactgccactgcactccagcctgggtgacagagggagaccctgtctcaaaaaataaataaaagagctgAGGAATCTATCTTGGCAACCTAGATTCTATGAGTTTTCAGTATTTCTCCACATAGAACATTGGAGAAACTAAAGGTCATCCTCAACGTATACAAATTGCTATACCAGAACCTTTTCTTCAAGCCAAACTTTACAGCAAGTTAGGAGAATCAATAGTTCCCTCATTTCTAAGTTTAGGTCCTAAATTCCAAAATTTGTAAGAGGTTGGAGTAAAATGATGAAAAGTTGAACATCTGGAATGGAATTCATGAAATGATCAAGTCTTAGGCTTGTACTCCTGCCTTTATTTCAAAGCGTCATCAAAGGAaacagagcagcagcagcacctaGCTGAATTCTAGAtgggatataaataaaatatatatagaagaaATCTAAAAACAAGCTAAGTAAAGAATCCTTGCAGTGAGGTGTAATGCAACTTCATCACTTTATTCAAATCTTCAAAATAGTCTTTATTCTACATTTTTAGTATAAAAATTCCACAAGTTAAGTGCACCACAGTGTAGAGAGAGACATACAACGCTGAACTTCCATAACAGTCAATGGTACAGTCAAACATCACATGTACAGAACACACAATTTAGATGAACTGAaattataagataaaataaaataaaatccaatttcagaaaacaaaaatcaaaacattaagGATCCCTGAAATATTCTTAAACCCTAATGAGATTTCACTGGACTCAAGTCATTTTGTAGTGAGACATTCACAATATGACCCTATTAACCCAGTCTAGGAATTCTGGGGAGCCGAATGAGTGGCCGCATCAGACACTCTGACAAAAAATGGTAACCAATTTTTGATCTGAAAACTCCTCTTAATTTAGCTCTAAACACATCAATCAAGCTTTTGAAATGCATCCTCCTCGCCCCTCATATTTTAAACCAACTGTTGTTCACAGTACAGTTTGCACGACATCTTTGTTCAAACATAGCTCAGTTTTTCTGGCACCAAAGCAAATTTGGGTTAGGTTTGTGTATGCAGAGACAACCTATGAGGAGGGCCCATAAGGCACCCTCCACTTTTGCCTGAGGAGATACGAAAGCAGAAGTAATGGGATCTGTACTTGGGGCACAGAGAGGGTTTCAGAGGATCCTTGTGAAAACACTAGTTAAAAGATGACGAGTGGGGAGAAGTgcgaggaaagaaggaaattagtCTGACTGGCTTTCTGTCCTGCACCATTGATTCAATGGAGACTGGCGGGAGGAAATGGAAGACTAGGGTTGGAGATGGGATGGGTGGGGCaagggatggaaaggaaaagGCAGACAACTAATGCGTTCCATTTATAACAAGTAATATAAATCAAAGACTTAAAGGAGATTAAAGACCAATCAGAATAATTTGGCAACTTTAATTCTTAGGAAGATCAAAGTTCCCTCCAAACCTAATTTGATGTTTTATTACTAAAAGCAAAGACCAGTATGGTACAGTATTACTCCagagaaattaaaggaaaatCCTTAGGGCGGCTTCACCCACATTCATTTTATGAATGGATACCTCCCCTACCTCAAAATGCTTTAGGGAGGTACTGCTACCATTACATGGTTCCTTATTAAATTTGAAAAGTGCCTGAAAGTTTGGGCACCAGAAAGACACCCCAACAACATGTGTCTAAACTGCAACTTCAGGTTAATATGACTAAAGCAGTTACATTGTGAGAAGTGCTGAAGGTATGTGATGTCTTTCCCGGCACAAAGGTGGCCTTGGTTCCTCACCAGATGGTGTAGCCACCATCTGAACCACCCATGAAGAAGTTCCCCTTCCGCTGAGTTACGAGGACGTTGGCTCCCTGCATGACTGCAAGCTGAGCAGCATTGGGAGGgcatccaggaggtggaggctgaaagGAAATGACATGATAGAATGGGCACAGGGCAGCTAATATAAGCGAAGGGGACATAGGGGAAGCAGAGGCCTGTTAGGATGAGGCAATGTGCTAACCAGCTGCATTTTAAGGAGCTAGTTCCGCCACCAATTTGAGTTCTAAAGTAGGTCTATACTTTATGTGAACCCAAAGATACAAACAGGAAAGGGAGCCTACCACTCATTCAAAGGGTTCCAGCTCTAAGATGAAGCCTATGGCTACCTTCTGAACATGAACAGGCCAGACCAACAGTCATTTTGAGGGTAGAGAACCACTGTCCTACTCACATTCCCAAAACAGGGACAGGGTGTCAGTCCATGTATGAATCCCACATGGTCCCtacatagtttttaatttttaatttttttgagacagagtcttgctctagtcgccctggctggagtgcagtggtgggatctcagctcactgcaacctccacctcccaggttcaagtgattctcctgtcttagcctcccaagtagctgggattacagacgcctgccaccatgcccggctaatttttgtatttatagtagagtcggggtttcaccatgttggccagcctggtctcaaactcctgacctcaggtgagccaccgtgcttggcccttACACAGTTTTTGAATGAACTACTGGAAAACTGAAGGCTCGCTAATGACACATTCACTTCATCTCTAGCATGTAGTTACTGAGCAGTCATTTGAGCTCTAAATCCCATGCACTGGGGAATTAAGTAGGAAAAAATGATAACTAAAATTGTTAGTATCTTTCTAAAAGCTACTTACTAGGGATTATACATTCTACTTTTTTAATTATCAGGGTTCCTAGTGCAACACCATGCTGATGGCAAATATTAAGTAAATGGGAAATGCTTATGGAATGAATAAGGAGCATTACTAGACCAGTTCAGTGTACCACAATGAACTGGAAAAGCAGCAAGCAGGACTCGATagacatgaaaacaaaagaatctGGTTAACTCAGCCCCCAGTGAGATGCTACTCACTTGCCACAGTTCTGCCCCCTCAAACACTTTCTGCCTGAGTATTGGATGTCAGTAGTTGTACCAACACTGGCAACTATCATCCAGAAATGGTAAGAGAATGAATATGAAGTCATTTCAGAAAGTTAAAATACACAAGGGCTGAGTTTTTTCTGATGAGGTCATACTCACAGGAATGTTGCCAGCAGTAGCCCCAGCTCCAAATCTGGCACCTGCATCATACCCTCCTTCCACCAGCACTGTGGAGCCAGGTGGATAGATGGGACCGACTGGATAATAAGCCATGGGGATTGTGGAACCTAAAGGCCCAACAGCCACAGACTGGGCCATGGGAAGATACAGAGAGGCTCCAGGAAATGCGGCTGACATGGTGGGGACTGTGGCAGCCCCTGGGTGCACAAAGCTCGGACGATAGAGCTAGAAGAGGCAGAAGAGAAGGCAAAATGTTACTTTATGACATTCCTATTTGAGATCTCTTTAATGAGCTAATTCTTAATTCTCCTTGTGCAGGTTATACTTTTTGTAAGATTATACAAGTTGCCTTTCCACTGGCCTTCAATATTCTCCTGGATCACTTTCTGCTATAGCTAATGTTGGGCTCACAGGACGCAAATTCATCTTCTGCACCTCAGCCTGTGCCAAATAACACAAAATCATCAAATAATGCACTTTCAACTCCGACAAAAATTGCCAAATTATATAGTGTTTTAGATTATTCATGTTAACATTTGTGAAGAGTAAATATGTGAAGTCAGATTTAGCTAAGGACTAAAGGACCACCCTAAGAGTATTCCCAGCTAGTTCAAATCTGGCAAACTGGAAGCACCTCTGAGTAGGCAGGTGGAGCATCGGTATAGGGTGGAGCCTGAGGAAGATGCAAGGTCTGAGGGTATACTGGATTCCCAGGAGGCTGCACAGGGTAGGTTGGCTGTGTTGGATATTGAcctgaaagacaagaaaaaaatgaaggttgCCTACTACACAGAGCTACCAAAATGAGGCAGGTCATATCGGGTAGCTAACTTAGTGGGAGCAAGCAGAAGGGGATTTGCAAATAGTCTGCCCCAGAGGGCCTGATTCCTGGAACTAAGAAAATATGCATTGTCTTTGCACCCTTAAAATGGAAGGTGCTGGATTCTGACGAGACAAGAAAGGCACTGCTCACTGCTCCTACTAACATACCGAAGTAAGGGGTTAAGTCTACCTGGGCCCAAGTTCCCTCCGGAATGCAGGACAGGTCTGGGGTTCTGGCCTGCTGCTGTTCTGGCTTATCAAGGGTGCCTCTGCTCTAGGTAGTCTCCACAGCCTGTCTACAACCAGCCCAGACTTCGTGGGTAACAGCAGTTCTGATTTTCCTTACAGATTACTATTCAAGGTCGACTTCCAAACAAAGGGTGTGAATGATGGAAGTGAACCGTGAGACTGGGAAAAGGGTGCAGGGGTGAGGAGGAATATCCTCACTGGAAAAGCGGGGGAtcaggtttggttttttgtttgttccgagacggagtctcgctcttttgcccaggctggagtgcagtggcgcgatctcggctcactgcaacctccgtctcctgggttcaagcaattctcctaccccagcctcccgagtagctgggattacaggcgcccgccaccacgcccagctaatttttgcattttttaatagagacggggtttcaccacgttggccaggctggtctcgaactcttgacctcaggtgatccgcccgcctcggcctcccaaactgctgggattacaggcgtgagcaacctcgctcggcttttttttttttttttctattcctttttttacCCCCTCAACCTATTCCTGCGTTATGGGAATCATGTTCCGACAGACACACTGGTACAACCACAGAAAAGGGGAGAAGTCCTGATCCCGTCAGCGAAGGGCGAGGGGGTgcgaagggaaggagaagagaccTCACAGGCCCCGGCCCACGAACCAACTCCAGCAATTCAGTAGTTAAGTTCGGCCCCGCCGGGGGTTCCGTTGCGCGGCGCCCCGCCTCCGCCGGCTCTCCATTGGCCTACGCGAATGCCTGCGCTAGCGCTCTATTTGCTCCTGCGGATGCCCATCATGTCAAGGCCCCCCCACCACCCGAGCCCGCAGCTCCAAACTGCGCCACAGAGTTTACGGAGGAaagggcctggaggcagcaagCTGCCGTAATTTGGGTATGACGAAGGCGTCAGGCGCAGCGCCCTGGACTGCAGCCGGCCAGGGAGCATGGCGCAGCCCACCCCAAACCTTGCGTTTGGTGACCCTGGGCTCCGAATCCGCTCGCTCTGGGCCAGCAGTACCCCCCCCCCCGACGGCCTCTGCCACCCTCGGTCCTTGCCTTTGCTGTTCATGGTGGTTGCGGGTCCGGTTTGTCTCGGCGTCGCGGACGGTTATTTTTTTCGTCCTCTTCCTGTTCGGAGCTACTTCCGTGTCACATGATGGTCCGTCCGCCTAGCGTCACCCGACGCCCGAGTGGCGCTGCCGCCGGAAACTCCGCCCCTGCGCCGGGCTTCCAGTCGGCCGCGGGAGGGTCCGCGCGGTCCCGCCCACTCGCCTTGGCCCCACCCCCTGCTCGTTTCTGTCCTCCACCCCCCTACCGGTGTCCCTCAGCTGGAGAAAAACCAAACGCAGGTATTGTCTGGAAACAGGATGTTTTCTCTGTTGGACGCTCGGATGCAGAACGATGCAAGCATTCCCCGGAACCTTTTTCCACCTACACGCGTTCACTCAAGGTCACCTCACCTTGGCAACCTTCCACGAGGGGCTTAGATTTCTGCAAATTTGTCGCACTGCCTGAAATCGGCTCCCCACACCTTAGTTTATCATGCGTCCCTCCCCACCAAGCCCAACTTAAGCTTCAGctctgttaaaatttattttgccactCCAGCTCACATGTATCCTTTCCTGAATGAGACCTGCACTGGAATCTTCGCTGCCCTGTCTTCCCCAGGACAGTCGTTGCCTTTCTCACGTACAGGAAGGGGTTATGTTTTCCGTGCTGTACGCAACACCTGGCACTGAAACTGACATAACTGCACTACCCATGGAGTGTTTGTGGCCCTTTCCTTTTTTTAGCACCTGTTGTAGGTGACCTGTATGGTACCTCTATTTTTCTCTATGTATGGCTTCTCTTTCTAACCTAATTATCCTTAAGGGCAAAGATGGCATCCTTTAGGGCAGCGattaagtgttttcttttctttttctttttctttttttttttttgagacggagtcttgctcgcttgcccaggctagagtgcagtggcgcgatctcaccacagcctccacctcccgggttcaggcaattctcctgcctcagcttcctgagtagctgggcctacaggcgtgcgccaccattcctggctaatttttgtatttttagtagagacggggtttcactatgttggccaggctggttttctttctttctaaaaaaagttttaattttttcttttctttttttttttttttttttgagatggagtcttgctctgtcgcccaggctggagtgcagtggcatgatctcggttcactgcaacctccgcctcctgggttcaagcaattctcctgcctcagcctcccgaatagctgggattacaggtgcccgccaccacgaccggcaaattttgtattttttagtagagacagggtttcaccatgttggccaggctggtctcgaactcctgacctcaggtgatccacctgcctcggcctcccaaggtgctgggattacaggcataagccactgcgccgagccttatttttatttatttatttatttatttatttttgagacagaggcttggtctgtcgccaggctggagtgcagtggcgcgatctcagctcactgcaacctccgcctccagggttctaagcgattctcctgcctcagcctcccaactagctgggattacaggcacgtgctattcattttttaatacagagatggggtctcgctgtgttggccaggctggtcttgaatttccagcctcaagcgatctttccaCCTCCATTGTCCAATGATTAAAGGGTTAACTCTTAGGACCCAGGAACTCTCCTGGGCCTACCTCCTGCTCATGTAAACTGCCCTCAGATTGGTCAGGCCTACTTTACAGGTTGTTGGGTATTTTGCTTGTCACAGTGGGACCTGGGCATTGGGAAAACCAGGGCAGAGCCAAATGAGATTACTAACAAAAATGAAAGAGTTGCAGGCCAGTGCTTTCTCTGGCAGGTGGAATTAAGAAGTAAATGGTGGCTGGGTGCAacagctgacacctgtaatcccaacactttgggcagcctaggcaggaggatcgcttgagccaggagttcagaaccagcctaggcagcatagtgagacttcatctctacaaaaaaaagtagtagtAATTAGCTACTTTCTTGGACAGGATCAAACTTTGGCATTTTCTTCATTCTCGTAGATTCCCCAATGAGATGAAGATGTTTATTTGGTCATTTATCAAACATTCTTTCttacattaacaaatattttttgagcacttattatgtgccaggccctgtgacAGGCACTAGGGAAATAATAATGAAGAGACAGGCATAGTCCATACTCTCATGGAATTTATGGTCTACCTAATGGGAGAGACAGAAAAGTGAACACATAATATGATTAGTGCTGACATAAAGACAGCATGGAGTGTGAGGAGAACACATAGGTGAGGCACCTACTCTATTCTGATGTAGTCAGGGAAGGTTTCCTGATGCAAGTGATGTCTGAGATGAAATCTGAAGGGTGAGAGCAGGTTAAGCAAGTGAAGAGGGTTCCTGGAAGAGGGAACTGCTTATGCAAAGGCCTAGAGGTGAGAAGGCTTATAGAGGGGGAGGGCATGAAAGAGTTCAGTGTAGCCAGAGCATAATGGTAAGGGGACTGATAAGAGATGACCCTGAAgatccgggcacggtggctcatgcctgtaatcccagcactttgggagcccaaggcgggcaaatgacttgaggtcaggagttcgagaccagcctggccaacatggggaaacctcgtctctactaaaaacacaaaaattagccgggcgtggtggtgcgtgcctgtaatcccagctacttgggaggctgaggcaggagaatcgcatgaacctgggaggcggaggttgcagtgagccgcgatcgtgccattgcactccagcctgggtgacagagcaagattctgtctcaaaaaaaaaaaaaaaaaaaaatgacgctgaagaactgtgagccagaCCTTGCAGGGACGCCTTAGAGCCCATGTAAGATCCCACATGAAGATACTGGATTCTATGTTAAGGGCACTAGTTAGCCACTGAAGAATGTTAAGCAGGAAAGTGATAtgatcttgtttttgtttgagtgattgattgattgattgggacagggtcttgctctgtcacccaagctggagtgcagtggtgcaatcacagctcacggcaacattgaactcctggtctcagttcatcctctcacctcggcctcccgagtagctgggacagtgggtgcttgccaccatgcctggctaattttaaattttttatagagacagagtctcgctttgttgcccagagtagtctagaactcctggcctcaagcaatcctcctgcctcggcctcccaaacttgggattacaggcgtgatccactgctcctggcttgtgtttttattttagaaaaatgcttctgggccaggcacagtggctcatgcctgcattcccaacaatttgggagtccaaggcaggaggattctttgagcccaagagttcaagaccagcctgtgcaacgtggtgaaaccccatctcagcaAGAAATTTCTAAAAAAGTATCCAGGCATAGAGgcacgcacctgtgatcccagctactcgaggggttgagataggaggactgcttgagcccgggaggtcgaggctgcagtgagtcgtggtcacaccactgtactctgccAGCCTCGGTGATAGaggctatctcaaaaaaataaagaaaagaaaaggaaaaatccctCTGGTTGCTAAAGAATATAGAATAGGTTAAAGAAAGGGCAAGAGTGGACGTATGTCTGAGATACCATTTAGAATCAAATTTAGTCATTTAGGTGTGATGATGGCAGACTGGCCTAGGGAAGAGGCAGTACAGTAGAGAGAAATGGGGGGATTCCAGAAATATCCAGGAAGCAGAAACAACTGGACTAGTTCCAGGACTAATGTCAGGACAAAAATTCTACAAAGTCAAAACTCCATATAGTCAAATGacaaattggaaaaatatatttgtaatttacATCACAAAGAGCTAATCTTCCTGCATGTAAAGAACTCTTAGACATCAGTAAGAATATGATCAACcattagaaaaaaatggcaaatgacATTTACAGACAgagttcacagaaaaggaaaaacaaatgactCCCTAACACATGAAATGATGTTCAGCCTGGGTCGTAATCAGAAGGCAGATTAAACCCCACCGATATCATTATCAGATTGGCGAAAATCCAAACATTTGCTAACATTATTTGCAGGGCTGTGGATAAGCAGGCATTCTAATTTATTGGTGATGGGGGTGAAAATTGGTACAAATCCTATAAGGTTAATTTGGCAATATCCATCAAACTTGCAAACATACCATTCCCACTAATGGGAGTGATTCTACAGATATATTTGCACTCACGAGAAACGTATGTATAAGGCTATTCATTGCAGCTTTTCTGTAACAGCAAAAGATTAGAAATAACCCATATTTCTATCaataggaaacagaaaaaataaatcttgatacatccatacaataaaatactatgtgGCTGCAACAGAGAATGAGAAAGTACTCCAAGgtgttctttaaataaaaaagggaaagattCAAAACCATATACTTAGtgtgatacattttatttattttattttttattttattttgagacagagttgcactcttgtcacccaggctggaatgcagtggcgtgatctcggttcactgcaacctctgcctcccaggttcaagtaattcttgtgcctgagcctcccaagtagctgggattacaggtgtgcaccaccatgcctggctagtttttgtatttccagtacaggcggggttttgccatgttggccaggctggtctcgaactcctggcctcgagagatccacccgcctcgccctcccaaagtgctgggattacaggcgtgagccaccgcacctggccaatatgataCTTTTTATGTCAAAGAGCAGGGAAACCAAGAATATTCATTAGAATTTGAGTAAAGAAATTCTGGAAGGATACACAAAATACCTATAAAAGTGGTTACATAAGGGGGAGAGGGAGTGGAGGATGTGAGACAAAGGTGTAAGTGACTTTTTACTATATACTTTttagatgtttaaaaatatttgaacctataatccgagcactttgagaggccaaggcaggaggatcacttgaggccaggagttcgagaccagcccgggcaacataatgacaccccatctccacacacacaaaagtacatcaattagcctggtgtggtggcacatacctataatcccaactacttggaaggctgaggtgggaggatcacttgagtccaagagttcgaggctgcagtgaagatAATGGCACCACTGGGCTCCCGCCTGAatgacatagcaagatcctgtctcaaaacaaaaaattgaggctgggcgcagtggctcacgcctgtaatcccagcactttgggaggccaaggcaggcggatcacctgaggtcaggagttcgagaccagcctagccaaaatggcgaaacctcgtctctactaaaaatacaaaaattagccaggtgtggtggcacgtgcctgtaatcccagctacttgggagcctgaggcaggagaatcgcttgaatctggaagacggaggttgcaatgagccgagatcaagccactgcactacagcctggatgatgctccaaaacaaacaaacaaaaacattgaaCCATGTGAATGCTTATctagtcaaaaaattaaaacaatgttggCTTCCCTATTACAATGGCTAATATTAAGACTggacagggtgcagtggctcacacctgtaatcccagcactttgggaggatcacttgagctcaggagttcaagactagcctgggcaacatggtgagaccccatctctgtttaaattttaaaaaataaaaataaatacaagaagaCTGACCACatcaagtgttggagaggatgtggaggaactggaaTTCTCACACACTCTGGTTAAAATCTTAAATGGTGCAACCTCTGTCAGGGCAAACTGCTGGTCataataagaaagaataaaatggtgcaaccactttggaaaacagtttggcagggTCTTTAGAAGTTAAACATCCATAtaccatatgatctagccattccactcctaggtatttgcccaagagaaaagaaaacacatgggTACACAAGGACTTATACATGgatatttataacagctttatttgtcATATCCAAAAATCAGAAGCAATGAAAGTGTCTACcaacaggtaaatggataaacaaatttaaTGCCATACAGTAGAAAGGAATAAAGTATGGATCCACAAAACAACATGGATAATCTATGCTCAGTAAaggaagcagatttttaaaataagaatacatactatagaatttttttttttttttagatatagggtcttgttatattgcccaggctggaatgcatagGCATggtcatagttcattgcagccttgaactgggctgaaggaatcctcccacctcagcctctcaagtagctggaactacaggcatgtgtcactgtgCCCGTtggattccatttatatacaatTCTAGGAATACAAACTATAGTGATAAAAAGCAGATCAATGGTTGCTGTGAAGGGAagcagaaggggaaggaaggaggttgTAAATGGAATGTAGGAAAGTTCTGGGACTGATGAATATATACTCATTgccttgactgtggtgatggtttcatgggtgtgcctttttttttttttttttgagatagagtctcgctttgttgcccaggctggagtacagtggcgcaatctcagctcaatgcaacctccacctcccggattcaagcgattcttctgcctgcctcagcctcctgagtagctgggattacaggtgcccgaaaccatgcctggctaatttttgtatttttagtagaggtggggcttcaccatgttgaccaggctgctctggaactcctgacctcaggtgatctgcctgcctcagcctcccaaagtgctgggattacagatgtgagccaccgcgcccagctgggtgtatattttattttattttattttgttcatttatttatttgagatggagtctcgctctgtcgcccaggctagagtgcagtggtgcgatctcggcttactgcaacctccacctcctgggtt
The sequence above is a segment of the Pan paniscus chromosome 10, NHGRI_mPanPan1-v2.0_pri, whole genome shotgun sequence genome. Coding sequences within it:
- the DAZAP2 gene encoding DAZ-associated protein 2 isoform X1, coding for MNSKGQYPTQPTYPVQPPGNPVYPQTLHLPQAPPYTDAPPAYSELYRPSFVHPGAATVPTMSAAFPGASLYLPMAQSVAVGPLGSTIPMAYYPVGPIYPPGSTVLVEGGYDAGARFGAGATAGNIPPPPPGCPPNAAQLAVMQGANVLVTQRKGNFFMGGSDGGYTIW
- the DAZAP2 gene encoding DAZ-associated protein 2 isoform X2, with translation MNSKGQYPTQPTYPVQPPGNPVYPQTLHLPQAPPYTDAPPAYSELYRPSFVHPGAATVPTMSAAFPGASLYLPMAQSVAVGPLGSTIPMAYYPVGPIYPPASTSWMPSQCCSACSHAGSQRPRNSAEGELLHGWFRWWLHHLVRNQGHLCAGKDITYLQHFSQCNCFSHINLKLQFRHMLLGCLSGAQTFRHFSNLIRNHVMVAVPP